In a genomic window of Branchiostoma lanceolatum isolate klBraLanc5 chromosome 12, klBraLanc5.hap2, whole genome shotgun sequence:
- the LOC136445629 gene encoding UPF0711 protein C18orf21 homolog → MPSHMTCQSCGNLLLPGNHTVRLRPKRKMTSAVRRVMSKVSEGQMASAAEVKLLKKYQERKNHMVVQCSVCQGKAVIPAATRKHVVMATSGSQESPAGTPVVSRRIAKATRRLVSTPQSCSSPFLSTPDSMKVTGSSPGTPGSSLRVGSSSPGSSGKKGKQQRQRHAQLRHMLSQQSLGDTSTSLSDFLQSL, encoded by the exons ATGCCGAGCCACATGACCTGTCAGTCATGTGGAAACTTGTTGTTGCCTGGCAACCACACCGTGAGGTTACGACCTAAAAGGAAGATGACCTCAGCTGTTCGACgtgtcatgtcaaaggtcagcgaGGGTCAGATGGCATCGGCGGCAGAGGTCAAGCTACTCAAGAAATACCAAGAAAGGAAAAACCACATG GTTGTTCAGTGTTCTGTCTGTCAGGGTAAGGCGGTCATCCCAGCAGCCACCAGGAAACATGTCGTCATGGCAACATCAGGGTCACAAGAAAGTCCAGCAG GAACTCCAGTGGTCTCCAGGAGAATCGCCAAGGCAACCCGAAGGCTTGTGTCGACTCCTCAATCCTgcag TTCTCCATTTCTGAGCACCCCAGACAGTATGAAGGTTACAGGTTCGAGTCCCGGCACTCCTGGCTCAAGTCTGAGGGTTGGGAGTTCGAGTCCGGGCTCCTCCGGCAAGAAAGGAAAGCAGCAGAGACAGAGACACGCCCAGCTGAGACACATGCTATCCCAGCAGTCTCTGGGGGACACCAGCACCTCTCTCTCTGACTTTCTCCAGTCTTTATGA